AACCATGCGATTGGCGGGAAGGAGCGCGCTCGTGACGGGAGCGTCGCGCGGGATCGGCGCGGCGATCGCGCGCCGGTTCGCGGCGGAAGGCGCGCGCGTGTGCCTGGCGGCGCGGTCGCTCGAGGATTGCGAACGGATCGCGGACTCGATCCGCGAATCGGGCGGGGAGGCCACGGCCGTCGCGTGCGACGTCACGCGCCCCGAATCGTACGAGCGAGCGATCGCGGCGGCGGCGGGAAACGGCGGAAA
This genomic stretch from Thermoanaerobaculia bacterium harbors:
- a CDS encoding SDR family NAD(P)-dependent oxidoreductase, translating into MRLAGRSALVTGASRGIGAAIARRFAAEGARVCLAARSLEDCERIADSIRESGGEATAVACDVTRPESYERAIAAAAGNGGKIDVLVNNAGTSGWTPVDGGTSAEDSVWDAIVATNLTAAFRVTREAVRFMPDGGRVI